In the genome of Impatiens glandulifera chromosome 6, dImpGla2.1, whole genome shotgun sequence, the window AATTTAGCTGTGCAAGGTAATTTATCGAACCAGATGAAACTTATGATGtatatttttccttttaaaaatgaaagatGAGCATGTCGAGCATCTCTTTAAAATTCTGtaaattctttatattattaatacaaggttttttcttttcacaggaaaattgaaaatgatattttagtcatttaatccaaataatccactttaaCATCAAGCAAGTTTAATTCCCTCCAAAAAAATtggtttgttttaaaaataaaaataaaacctacatcaaacaagctctaagtcAGATCACCAGTTGAACCACCATAAACCATGCCAAACAGAATACTATAGTCTATATGAAGGTCACTTTATAGTTCATATGTCTAAACTTATATACCCCTCACTAATTTTACTTATTACACCAAAATATGAAGTCATAACTACAATTGATAAACATGATCTCTGTTCAATGGAAAGAAGGTTTTTTGAACTAGAATAGTCAAGATAGTAGAGATGGGCAATTAGTACCTTTCCGAAAGTGTCGTGATCCCAAACTTCTATTATTAGCAAGTCATGCAATGCATCCTCTACAACAAAGTCAAATGTTTGGTTCCAAACTGGATTCAAGCTGTTATTTACAACCTGCAATACAAAACAGAATAGAGCTTTTAGAAAACCTACACTATTATTGTCGTAATAAAAACTACGACAAGATGCATAAGACAGGGTAAATTGGGTTCCTACACTATTATTGTAGATTTAGTGCAAGTTAGAATGGCAAAATCCAATATTATATCAGATTCTTTTCATAATATCTtcacaaaatctaaaaaaaatgaaattaatcaaGAAAAATCCATCtgaataaaaaacattttaccCTGCTCTTATTTTTTTGGTTGGACTTCTTCATGATTAGTACAACAAAGGGATCTGATTTTCCCATCAAATCTACGGCTGGCAAATCCTCTGCTGATATCACTGTAACAGATAAAACTCCTCGAAGTATGACATCCTTCTTCAGAGCACTAGATCTCACAGCATCTGGAGTACTTCCTCCATCAATTCCAGTTTTAAGGACCTTCTCTAGTGCAGTTAACCGGAAATCAGGATTGAAAGGATTTGTAAAGACACTTTCCGTACCAAAAGGACAATATAAGAGCTCCAAGTGTACCTACAGCCAAGTGGtaaccaaattatttaaatctcaGGATAGGGCACACAAAATACACATTCTATTGCATTTTTTTGTATGATTATTGAGCTTCTATGCTAGTGTTTTGTGTCATTCCATCTccttttaacataataattccTTTCAACACATAAAAAAGAAAGGGAAAATCAGATAGTCAACTGAACTTGCACAGACTCAAATAATCCATTGAACTTTTGATTGGCTCAAATAACCCATTGACCTTGCAACAAAGGGTCAAATACCACATCTGATTGAATAATTGTAATGCCTTCCAAAATTCCCCTTCATTAGTGACACTCCAAATAGAAGAAGAACTTTAGTTGATGTTACTATTACTTTATTAAATGCCTTTCTTAAAAGTTCAATGAGTTAATTGATGTAATCAGAAGGTCAGTGGGCTATTTGAGTTTTGTTCGATAAAAAAGCATCATGTCGTGGATTCGTGATGTAATGAAGCCTTATACTTTATATTCCCATATTAGCAATCAAATTGAGATTCACAAAAAAAATCCTTCTTGGTCAGAAGACGGTGAATAGAAAGGCAGAAAcagaaattaaaatagaaagCAATTTTACAAAAAAGTTTTGATAGAAACCTAGTCTTTACCTGGCCCCTGTACTTTGTATCCCTCTGGACCTCCAAATCTTTGACAAGCTTCAACCATACATCCTTCACTTTACCAGGCTCAAGATCCTTCAATGGAATCTGAACACAGCCGATGAGCTCACCAGCTTGAATGCCTTCATCATCAAACAGTCTCGCTGTTAAGTGTTGTGTGGATGGATCTTCGACTATAAACTCAAAGTGTTCATTCCAGATAGGATTCAATTGGTTGTTCTGaagaatttaaaacatttttttttttatattttcctaCACTAGAACCTTGAAAAAAGCAATAGATAAGATTCAGAATGTCTTACAATTGTCTTGCTAGTTTGCATTTTCGCGCGCAAAGGACGGATAAATAAGACAGCATAAGGATCAGATTTTCCAACCAGATCTTTATTTGTCAATTCCTTTGCCTGTATAAGCTTTACTTCTAATGTTCCAACAGGTTTCAACTCCAGGTCACTGAATCACAATATCATACAAACAAATAGTTAATTTCTTCAACATGTGATGTGAAGAGAAAGCAAATTTCCAATAGCCCAAacaataaatgaaattataatccCTGATCTCTGTAGATGGTTACAATAGTgtttaaacaaagaaaaaacaacTAATGCAGTTGCTTCAAAGGCATTGTGGTCTGTCCAAATAACTTACCTGTAATCCCCAGGtaaaatggaaatgatatttcgTACTGGCCAGGTAATCGAGTCTTCTACAGCATCTCGAAGAGTTTCCTGCAAAATAGTAAAACAAAAATTGTGTAGAGAAACCTATGTATTTTTCCAATCAGGTAAGTCACCAATGTGCTTAAATGAACATTTACAATTGGGATCAATGGAAACAAAAAACTTTGGTTCTAGgagaaagaataaatataattacgAAAGCTCCATGTGTTAATTTCAATTTTCAGTAgtaaattcaattcaatttatttttttattcttttctctatggaaaatttatgatattagCTCCTTTGCATATGAAAGGAACTGCCActgatttcttttatagaagTTCACATTTTTCCTTTTCATAGGCTTCCCTGTTTCTTCTAGACCTTGTGTGTGTGTGTGCATGTCGAAGTTGTAGCTCTTTCAGATCAACAGAAATTTATTATGGCATTGCACAGTAACAGGTTAACAAATGGATGTATCCACTTTATACTAATACAAATCAAGGAAAGGGATATTGTATCTATATGACTGTAAACAAGTTTAACCTTCATTATCTATACACGcattttatttgtcaaaaagAAAAGT includes:
- the LOC124942035 gene encoding synaptotagmin-4-like isoform X1, with the translated sequence MGFYFGLFLGLPIGIGLIFRFARSQNIRSKQRSALAATVAAFARLTVQDLKKILPSDNYPPWIVFSQKQKLNWLNVQLVKIWPYINEAASELIRSSVEPILEQYRPVVLASLKFSKLTLGTVAPQFTGISILEGDDKGITVELEMKWDGNPKIVLDIKTRVGLSLPIEVKNIAFTGVFRLIFSPLVDEFPCFGAVCYSLREKKRMDLTLKVIGGDISAIPGIAEAIEETLRDAVEDSITWPVRNIISILPGDYSDLELKPVGTLEVKLIQAKELTNKDLVGKSDPYAVLFIRPLRAKMQTSKTINNQLNPIWNEHFEFIVEDPSTQHLTARLFDDEGIQAGELIGCVQIPLKDLEPGKVKDVWLKLVKDLEVQRDTKYRGQVHLELLYCPFGTESVFTNPFNPDFRLTALEKVLKTGIDGGSTPDAVRSSALKKDVILRGVLSVTVISAEDLPAVDLMGKSDPFVVLIMKKSNQKNKSRVVNNSLNPVWNQTFDFVVEDALHDLLIIEVWDHDTFGKDKMGKVIMTLTRAILEKEFTDTFAVDGTKSGKLNLHIKFISKPIFRDS
- the LOC124942035 gene encoding synaptotagmin-4-like isoform X2 → MDCFLTEAKGQLNWLNVQLVKIWPYINEAASELIRSSVEPILEQYRPVVLASLKFSKLTLGTVAPQFTGISILEGDDKGITVELEMKWDGNPKIVLDIKTRVGLSLPIEVKNIAFTGVFRLIFSPLVDEFPCFGAVCYSLREKKRMDLTLKVIGGDISAIPGIAEAIEETLRDAVEDSITWPVRNIISILPGDYSDLELKPVGTLEVKLIQAKELTNKDLVGKSDPYAVLFIRPLRAKMQTSKTINNQLNPIWNEHFEFIVEDPSTQHLTARLFDDEGIQAGELIGCVQIPLKDLEPGKVKDVWLKLVKDLEVQRDTKYRGQVHLELLYCPFGTESVFTNPFNPDFRLTALEKVLKTGIDGGSTPDAVRSSALKKDVILRGVLSVTVISAEDLPAVDLMGKSDPFVVLIMKKSNQKNKSRVVNNSLNPVWNQTFDFVVEDALHDLLIIEVWDHDTFGKDKMGKVIMTLTRAILEKEFTDTFAVDGTKSGKLNLHIKFISKPIFRDS
- the LOC124942035 gene encoding synaptotagmin-4-like isoform X3, producing MKWDGNPKIVLDIKTRVGLSLPIEVKNIAFTGVFRLIFSPLVDEFPCFGAVCYSLREKKRMDLTLKVIGGDISAIPGIAEAIEETLRDAVEDSITWPVRNIISILPGDYSDLELKPVGTLEVKLIQAKELTNKDLVGKSDPYAVLFIRPLRAKMQTSKTINNQLNPIWNEHFEFIVEDPSTQHLTARLFDDEGIQAGELIGCVQIPLKDLEPGKVKDVWLKLVKDLEVQRDTKYRGQVHLELLYCPFGTESVFTNPFNPDFRLTALEKVLKTGIDGGSTPDAVRSSALKKDVILRGVLSVTVISAEDLPAVDLMGKSDPFVVLIMKKSNQKNKSRVVNNSLNPVWNQTFDFVVEDALHDLLIIEVWDHDTFGKDKMGKVIMTLTRAILEKEFTDTFAVDGTKSGKLNLHIKFISKPIFRDS